The region CGTCCGCGACGCGCACTTCATGGTCATCGGAACGCGCCGGGACCACCGGCGTCGAGGGGTCGCCGGCGCGCTGGTGGGACACGCCCTGCGGTCCGCCGCCGACCACGGCTACGACCGTGCCAGCGTGAACGTGGACTCGGCGAACCCCATCGGGTCGTTCGGGATCTTCGAGAAAGCCGGGTTCACGGCGAAGGCGCGTTACGTGCGTTGGGCGTTGGAGATCTCCCTATAGCGCCTCGCCGGTCAGACGTGAGTAGATGCGTCATTTATCCAGTGCGTGCAGGAATCGCCTCGGTTCTCGATAGAATGCGTTCCTACTGCCTCAAGAACAGCTTGTGCCACGGCTCGACCGTCGGCAAGATGCCGGCATCGGTGATCCGGTATTGTGCAGGGTGGGGCGCTTCGGGGAGGGTCGTTGCACAAGCGTGTCGTGATGGTCGTTTCGGGGGCGTTATTCGCGCTGTTGGCGCTGGTGGCGACCGTGGTCACCGATCTGTACGACCGGGAGTACCCGCAGGCCATCGGGGTCGCTGAGCGAATCGGGTTGGATTTCGGCTCGTCGCGATTCGGTGACGTCGAGGCATTCGACCGGTTGGCGGAACTGGACGCCGATCTCGGGCTCGGGCTGGTCAAGATCGCGCCGGACCTGACCGGGGGCGGTGCGGTGGACCGGAAGGTGTTCGTGGCCTTCACGCCGGGGGCGCTGCCCGGGGAGTTCCGGTGGTTCGGCGGCGGTGTCGCGGAGGTCGTCGGGCGGGAGCGGCTGGCCAACTCCTACGCCTCCGGGTCCTACCTGGTGACCAGGCCCGGCGCGCGGGTCGACGCCTTCGCGGGCGCGTTGACCGAGGCCGGGGTCAAGGTCCAGGTGCGGGTGGCCTCGGTCGCCGAGTCGGTGGACTTCGTGCTGGGGGAGGGCAGCTTCCTCGCCGCCCTGCTCGCCGCGTTCGCGCTGATCGTGGCGCTGGCGCTGTTCTGGCTGTCGATGAAGGCACGCGGGCGGGCGCTGCGGGTGCTGGCCGGCAGCCCGGTGTGGCGCATCCAGGTGCAGGACCTCGCCGGGTTCGTGGGCGGCCTGCTGGTCTCGGGCGCGGTGGTGCTGGTCGCGGCGGGTCTCTACGTCGGCCTGGCGCACGACTGGCTCTACGTCGGGCCGTTCGTCCGGGTGCTGCTCGGCCTCCAGCTCGCGGTGATCGGCGCGGCGATGGCCGCGGTGCTCCTCATGTCCGCGTCGGCGTGGCCCAGCGCCCGAATGCTCGCCACCCGCCAGCCGGCGGTGCGCAGCCTGCGCACGGCGGTCGTGGTCGTCCAAGCGGCGACGTTCCTCCTGGTGGTCTCCTCCGCGGGCCCCGCGTGGACCGCCTACCGGCAGGCGTCCGCCACCGCCGCCGAGACGGCGATGTGGCAGCGGCTCTCCGACCAGGTCGGGATCACGTTCGGGGTGTCGGAGCGGGAAATGGTCGCGGTCGAGCCCCGGATCGGTGATCTGGTGGGGGACGCGGAGGAGCGGGACGCCCTCGCGTTCTCGTACACGTTCGGCGAGCAGAACCGGCTGCCCGGTCTCACCGACTACCCGGCGGCCTCCCTGGTCAACCAGCGCTGGCTCGACCTGGTGACCGAAGGCGCGCCGCGGCCCGCACTGGAGCCCGTGCCGCGCGAGGAGGCCCTGCGCAACGGCAGCGGCCTGGCGGCGAACCTGGAGTTGTGGTCGCGCGACCGGCTACCGGGCGAGCAGGTGCTCGGTGGGTTCGAGTTCTTCCGGCCGGTGACCGACTACCGGTTGCCCGTCGCGACGGCCGGCGGCGGTGGTCAACTTGATTTCCTCGATGACGTCCTCGTCGTCGTCGTGCCTTCGGTGCGCAGCGCTTTCAACGACTCGAACCTCACGTCGATGATGTCGACCCGCAACGTCGTGCTGACCGGCGTCGGTGGCACCCAGGAACTGATGAAGCGGCACGGGCTGGACCTGAAGTCGTTGCGCGACAGAGACGTCAAGGGCGTGCTGCGGGTCGTCTACATCGCCGAGGACGGCCTCCTGCTCGCCCAGTTCACCGCCTACGTCACCTGGCTGCTGAACCTCTCCCTGGTGGCGCTGGTCGTCGCGTTCGCCGTCGCCGCCGGGATCAGCGCGCTGATCACCGCCCTGCTGCACGCCAAGCGCGACTTCCCGCTGCGGGTGGCCGGCCGGTCGTGGGCGCAGATCCTGCGCGGCCGGGTGGCCCGGGAGTTGCTCGCCGGCGTGGGTCTCGTCGTGATCTCCCTGCTGTTCCAGCAACCCGGGGCGATGGGCGCGGTCCTCGTGGTCGCCGCGTTCGGGCTGCTCGCCGTTGCGCTGAGCCACCTCTTCGCCGCCCGCTGGTGCTTCGCCGGCGTCGGCCGGCGCCGGATCTGATCGGAGTTCTCCAGATGTTGGTCGAGGCCGAAGACGTGTCCGTGTCGATCGGCGGCCGAGCCGTGCTCGACGGTGAGACGGTCCGCTGCGCGCCCGGGACCATGACGGCCCTGGTGGGGCCCAGCGGTTCGGGCAAGACCACGCTCCTGCACTGCCTGGGCCTGCTGCTGCCGGTCGACCGCGGGCGGATCGTGGTCGGCGGCGACGACGTCACCGGGTACGGGGCGGGGGCGCGGCGGCGGTTCTGGCGCGACCACGCGGCGTTCGTGCTCCAAGACTACGGGATCATGGACGAGGAGTCGGTGGCGTTCAACGTCACCATGCGGTCCGGCCTGTTCGGCCGGCGGGTCACCGGTGACCTGGAGCGGCTGGCCGCGGTGCTGGAGCAGACCGGGCTGGGCGGGCGGCAGGAGGAGGCGGCGAGCCACCTCAGCGGCGGGGAGAAGCAGCGGCTCGCGCTCGCCCGCGCCATCTACAAGCAGGCCGGGGTGGTGTTCGTCGACGAGCCGACCGCCTCGCTCGACGCGGTGAACCGGCGCAAGGTGATCGACCTGTTCGCGGGCTTCGCCGCCGACGGGCGCACGGTGATCGTGTCCACCCACGACGCGGAGATGATCGAGGCGTGCGGCTCCCGGTACGAGATCGGCTCCGCGCGCGCCGTCGCCGCCTGATGTTGTCGTCCCAGTGCAGGAGGGTTTCGCTGTGCAGCCGGTTCACAAGATCATCATCGGTGCGGTCGCGGTGCTCGTGGTGGCGGGAGGCGTGACGTTCGCGTTGACGGGCTTCGGTTCGTCCTCGAACGACACGCACCCGCCGTGCGACACGTTGCCCACCGCCGCCGAGGTGTCCAACAAGCTGGAGAGCAATCGAAAGCTCGCCGACGACATTCGCGCGGTCGGCGACGGCGTCTCGGTCGAAGTGGGCCGGCCGTGCGACGGGGACCGGGCGCTGGTGCAGGTCGCCTACGACTCGGCGGACCAGCGTGACGCGGTGCGGCGGGTGCTGTCGGACGGGACCGGGTTCGGGGTGCCGGTGCACCTGGTGCGGCGGTAGGCGCGGGTGGCGAAGTCCTGCTCAGACGAACCAGTCCGCGCCCTTCGACCAGTGGCCGACCCAGCCGGCGAAGCCTGATTCCCCCGTGGTGGTGCCGAACTCCGCGCCGAACGGGAGCGCGCCCTCGCCGGTGACGTACCAGAGGTGGCCGCGGTGCGGTCCGGTCACGACGAGGTGCCAGTTCATGCCGCAGCCGTCGGTGCCGAGCACGACCGACCCGTGGTGGAAGACCTGCTCCAGCAGCGGCTCGACCCCGTCCTCCGGGCGGGGGCCTCGTCCCACGACCACGTGGCGGTGAGCGGGAACGGGCGGTCGAGCGCGCGTTCCGAACGGTCCGCGCCCCAGTCGCGGGGGAGGTCCGCCAACGCCACCAGCCCGTACTCGGGCGGCCCGGCGGGAGCGCCGTCGGCGATCTCCGCGACGAACGTCCGGTAGGGCTCCGGGAGTACGATCCCGTGCTTCGCCTCGAACGCGTGCACGGCGTCCCAGCCCAGGGGCGCGGTGCCCTTCCCGTCGAAGGTGTCGCGGAGGAAGGCGATCTCGTCCATGGCGCCATCTTGCATCAGCGCGTTCGCGCCACCGCACTTGCACCGCGGCCCGGCACCCGAGGGCGTCAGGCCGCGGTGTCGGCTCACGTCAGCGGCGACCCTCCAAGGACGCCGTGGGCGTCGTGGTGGGGGTGGTCGTGGTGGTCGGATCGTCGTCGTTGTCATCGTCGTCGTTGCCGTCGTCGTTGCCGTCGCAGTTCAACTCGTCGACGAGGTCCTCCAGCTCCGGGTGGTCGAGGAGGTCGAGGTCCTCCAGGACGTCGCAGATCAGCTCGGAGACGTAGTCCTGCTGAAGGTCGGACGGGTCGGGGTTGATCGGCGCGGCGGCGGCCGGGCCCGCGAACGTGGCCAGACCCAGGGCGGTACCGATCAGCGCGGCGGCGATGCGGTGGTTCACAACTCCTCCAAAGTGGTCGTTCGGACCGTGGAGGAGTTCCCGCGCGGACGGCGTTCAGCCGTCGAACGCTCCTACGTCACTCATCCGTGTGATCTGCTGGAGCGACACTGCACAGTGGAGGGACGGTTCGGGTGAGGTACGTGAGCGTGGAGCCGTTGCAGGATCAGTACGGGTACCACCTGGACCCGCGGACGTACCTGGCCGTGCTCCCGCAGCTCGCCGGTGATCTTCCCGCCGGTTCGGCGGCGTTCGCGGCGGACCCCGGGCACTACGACTTCCACGGGCCACGTTGCGTCAAGGACCTGGGCTGGGGCTCGGCCACACTTGTCGACGGGCAGGGCGTGATCGCCCTCGATCTCGTCCTCACCCCGAACGAGTGGAAGCACGAGACCGGCCTGCGCCTCCGCTACCTGAACGTGCGGTCCTTCCACGTGGACGTCGAAGAATCGGGTGGCACGCTTCCCCGTTTGGGTGCTCTTCAACTGGACGAGATCCTCCCGCACGCGGCAGGGGTATCCCACGAGATTGCCTTTACGTGCGGCTCGGTCCTCGTCGTCGCCGCCGACCTCGTGGCGACCTGGGGCTGAACGACGCGGGCACGTACCCGGTCGCCTGGCGGGATTGCCGGCCGGAGCGGGTGATCGCCGACGGGGGCACCACCCGCGCCGGCACCGGGGTCACCGGGGGACTGGGGTTTCGGAGGGGGTTCGGACCAGTTTGTCCACGGCGAACAGGCCGATCACCGAGACCGCCGCCGTGACGCCCAGGACCCAGCGGACGCCGATGATGTCGGCCAAGGCGCCGGCGCCGAGCATCGTGGTCAGCAGGACCGCCGAGTACACGGCGCCGGACGTGCCCACCACGCGGCCCCGCACCGAGTCCGGCACGCTGAGCAGCAGCCAGGTCTGCGTGCCCACCCACGAGATCGTGAACGGCAGGCCGGACAGGCAGAACGTGATCAGCGCCATCGGGGTCGACGGCCAGAGCACCAGCACGACGATCAGCGCGTTCGCGATCGCCGCGCCCAGCACCACCGGCAGGCGGTAGCCGAGGCGGCGGATCGTGAGGCCGACGATCGGGCCCGCGATGATGGCGGTCACCGCGAACGAGCTGTTCGCCAGGCCCATCTCGCCCGACGACGCGCCGATCACGCCCAGCATCAGCACCGGGAACAGCGCGGACAGCGGGCCTTCCTTGACGGCGTCGAGGAGCTGGAGCAGCACCAGGCCGCGCGCGCGGGCGTTGGTGCGCATGATCGTCCGGAACCCGTGCCCGGCCGGCTCGTCGGCACCGCCGTCCGGGTCCCGGCCGCCGCCGTCGCGCGGCAGCAGGACGCTGAGCAGGAACGACACCGCCATCAGCACGGACATGCCGAGCACCGTCCAGCGGAACCCCGCCCACGCGATGACGAAACCGCCCAGGGCGGGCGCCACGAGCCGGGTCGCGTTGGACGCCAGCGAGTTGAGCCCGTTGGCCTCGGGCAGGTCCCGGCCGGGCACGTAGGACGCGATGAGGACCTGTTCGGCCGGACCGTAGAACTGCTGCACGGTCGCCTGGAGGAAGACGACGGCGATCAGGCCCGGCACCGACTCGGCCACGCCGAACAGGCCGACCAGCAGCGCGGCGCGGGCCAGCAGGGCGGACCGCACGATGCGCAGCCGGTCGAAGCGGTCCGCGACCGCGCCCGCCACCGCGCCGAACGCGATCCCGGCGACCGTCCCGGTGGCGGCCAGCACGCTGGTCAGCAGCGCCGACTCGGTGAACAGGAAGATGTGGACGGCGAGCGCGATGCCCAGCGACCACCCGACCATCGACGACACCAGGTTGACGATCCACAGCAGCCGGAAGCGGCTGTTGGCGCGGAGCAGCTTCACGCCCTGGTCCCGGCCATGGCGCGGGCGACCTCGTGCAGGCTCTCGGCGTTGACGAAGTCGTCCATCCGGACCGGGTAGCCCAGGTCGCGCAGCCGGCCGATCAGCGCCAGCACGGCCATCGAGTCCAGCCCGAGGTCGAAGATGTCGAGGTGCGGCCGGTCCAGCGGCCGGCCGACCACCACCTCGTACTCCCGTCCCAGATCAGCGAGTGCGCTGTCCACCGTTGCTCCCTTCACGGACGTGGGCCTCCAGGGCCGGGTAGTCGGTCTTGCCTGAGGCGGTCAGCGGCAGGCGGTCCACCGCGACCAGCCGGAACGCGAAGTCCTCCATGGCCGAGCCGTCCCGGACGAACTGCCGGACGGCGCGGGTCAGCGGCGCGGTCCCCGGCTCGCGCGGCACGCACACCACGACGACGCGGGAGATCGACGGGTCGTCGGCGTCGAGCACCACGGCGCAGTCCTGGATCGCCGGGTGGCCGCGCACGACGGTCTCCAAGCCGTCCAGCTCGACGCGGACGCCGTTGAGCTTGACCTGGCGGTCCGACCGGCCGACCACGGACAGCACGCCGGGCGCGACCTCGACGGCGAGGTCTCCGGTGTCGTAGCTCGGTCCCAGGCCGTCGATCGACGTGAAGCCGCCGGACCCGGCGGCGGCGCCGATGTAGCCGTCGGCGACCTGGATCCCGGAGATCACCAGCAAGCCCTGGCCGGTGTCGTCCGACGGGCGCACGGTCAGCGTGCAGTTCGCCGCGCCGCCGCCGATCGGCACCGGGTCCCACGCCTGGCCGGCGTCGAACGTCCAGTGGCTGACGTCGATCGCGCACTCGGTCGGCCCGTACATGTTCACGATGCGGGCGTTGGGCGCGAGTTCTTGCAGGCGCGCCGCGGTGTCCCGGTCGAGCACCTCGCCGCTGAGGGCGACCAGGCGCAGGCTCGGCACCGGCCGCACGTTCGGGTCGCGCATCGCCGAACGTGCGACCGACGGCACGAAGTGGCAGACCGTCACGCGGTCGTCGTGCAGCACGCGCCACAGCGACGACCAACCGCCCTCGTCCCGCACGTCGAGGACTGACGTGCGGGCGTTGTGCAGCCGTGGCCACAGGAACTCCCACACGGACACGTCGAAGCCGCACGACGTCTTGGACAGCACGGTGTCGTCGGGGCCGAGCGCGTGGACGTCCTGCATCCACGCGAGCCGGTTGCGCAACGCGGGCCACGACGTCTGCACGCCCTTGGGCGCGCCCGTGGTGCCGCTGGTGTACATCACGTAGACCGCCGGCGCGGGCGTGACGTCCAAGCCCGCGACGACGTCGGGGTCCGGGACGGCGTTGAGGTCGGGGACGGCGTCGGGCCGGAGTC is a window of Saccharothrix espanaensis DSM 44229 DNA encoding:
- a CDS encoding MFS transporter, which codes for MKLLRANSRFRLLWIVNLVSSMVGWSLGIALAVHIFLFTESALLTSVLAATGTVAGIAFGAVAGAVADRFDRLRIVRSALLARAALLVGLFGVAESVPGLIAVVFLQATVQQFYGPAEQVLIASYVPGRDLPEANGLNSLASNATRLVAPALGGFVIAWAGFRWTVLGMSVLMAVSFLLSVLLPRDGGGRDPDGGADEPAGHGFRTIMRTNARARGLVLLQLLDAVKEGPLSALFPVLMLGVIGASSGEMGLANSSFAVTAIIAGPIVGLTIRRLGYRLPVVLGAAIANALIVVLVLWPSTPMALITFCLSGLPFTISWVGTQTWLLLSVPDSVRGRVVGTSGAVYSAVLLTTMLGAGALADIIGVRWVLGVTAAVSVIGLFAVDKLVRTPSETPVPR
- a CDS encoding AMP-binding protein, whose amino-acid sequence is MAEPRSCASALWTALCAAAASAPHEPAIHDGRRALTNAELAAAVGAAAVKLRELVPAASRVGVRLAPGVEQHIAVLGIVVAACTYVPFDVAWSAERTGYVSADAEVALMIEAGAPGVRSLPFDRLRPDAVPDLNAVPDPDVVAGLDVTPAPAVYVMYTSGTTGAPKGVQTSWPALRNRLAWMQDVHALGPDDTVLSKTSCGFDVSVWEFLWPRLHNARTSVLDVRDEGGWSSLWRVLHDDRVTVCHFVPSVARSAMRDPNVRPVPSLRLVALSGEVLDRDTAARLQELAPNARIVNMYGPTECAIDVSHWTFDAGQAWDPVPIGGGAANCTLTVRPSDDTGQGLLVISGIQVADGYIGAAAGSGGFTSIDGLGPSYDTGDLAVEVAPGVLSVVGRSDRQVKLNGVRVELDGLETVVRGHPAIQDCAVVLDADDPSISRVVVVCVPREPGTAPLTRAVRQFVRDGSAMEDFAFRLVAVDRLPLTASGKTDYPALEAHVREGSNGGQRTR
- a CDS encoding ABC transporter ATP-binding protein, with the protein product MLVEAEDVSVSIGGRAVLDGETVRCAPGTMTALVGPSGSGKTTLLHCLGLLLPVDRGRIVVGGDDVTGYGAGARRRFWRDHAAFVLQDYGIMDEESVAFNVTMRSGLFGRRVTGDLERLAAVLEQTGLGGRQEEAASHLSGGEKQRLALARAIYKQAGVVFVDEPTASLDAVNRRKVIDLFAGFAADGRTVIVSTHDAEMIEACGSRYEIGSARAVAA
- a CDS encoding acyl carrier protein: MDSALADLGREYEVVVGRPLDRPHLDIFDLGLDSMAVLALIGRLRDLGYPVRMDDFVNAESLHEVARAMAGTRA
- a CDS encoding SMI1/KNR4 family protein, coding for MDEIAFLRDTFDGKGTAPLGWDAVHAFEAKHGIVLPEPYRTFVAEIADGAPAGPPEYGLVALADLPRDWGADRSERALDRPFPLTATWSWDEAPARRTGSSRCWSRSSTTGRSCSAPTAAA